The Pseudarthrobacter sp. NS4 genome includes a window with the following:
- a CDS encoding DUF3710 domain-containing protein produces MVFGLGRKAKKEQAAEPDEPLTAADPAEAVADGTGRRVNGPFDESEISSRDGYVDLGALLITPSEGLQLRLEVEEATQRVVAVTLDLNGSSLQLQAFAAPKTEELWDEIRAQIGQSVGSQGGQVEEVEGTFGTELVAKLPAGLPDGSQGYRVARFIGVDGPRWFLRGVLGGAAALEREAAEPLEALFRQVVVIRGDSPMPPRDLLQLRLPKDATTTPPPATPNLQEPERGPETTQIG; encoded by the coding sequence ATGGTCTTTGGGCTCGGCAGGAAAGCCAAGAAGGAACAGGCAGCCGAACCGGACGAACCGCTGACGGCCGCAGATCCAGCGGAGGCCGTCGCAGACGGCACCGGACGCCGCGTCAACGGTCCGTTTGATGAATCCGAAATCAGCAGCCGTGACGGCTATGTTGACCTCGGAGCGCTCCTGATTACGCCCAGCGAGGGGCTCCAGCTGCGCCTCGAGGTGGAAGAGGCCACCCAGCGCGTGGTCGCAGTCACCCTTGACCTCAACGGATCCAGCCTCCAGTTGCAGGCGTTCGCAGCGCCCAAGACCGAGGAGCTGTGGGACGAGATCCGCGCCCAGATTGGCCAGTCGGTGGGGTCCCAGGGCGGCCAGGTCGAGGAAGTCGAAGGCACGTTCGGAACCGAGCTCGTGGCCAAGCTCCCCGCCGGCCTCCCCGACGGCAGCCAGGGCTACCGCGTGGCCCGCTTCATCGGCGTCGACGGTCCCCGCTGGTTCCTCCGAGGTGTCCTTGGCGGTGCCGCCGCCTTGGAACGGGAGGCCGCAGAACCGCTTGAAGCCCTGTTCCGGCAGGTAGTGGTGATCCGCGGCGACAGCCCCATGCCGCCCCGCGACCTCCTCCAGCTGCGGCTGCCCAAGGACGCAACCACCACGCCTCCACCGGCTACTCCCAATCTGCAGGAACCAGAGCGTGGGCCCGAAACCACACAGATTGGCTGA
- a CDS encoding DUF3159 domain-containing protein, giving the protein MTAPQPDPSAGPSRPDGAGREKEPRGAEEPSPVAGLAAGYAAKAGLHRTHDGRVDVLRSAGGVQGIAESILPGLVFLVSFTISRELTVSLIAALAAAAAFTVVRLIQRRPLTQALAGVVGVGISAWLANTTGKAEDFYLPGFFTNAAYILAMVVSILVKWPIAGLLFGFIRNEGLDWRKDRARLKAYRLGTWIIVAVLALRLIVQVPLYLMGPEGLAALATTRLLMGAPLYILGVWIAWLVTRPAPADDLTGEEPAAKA; this is encoded by the coding sequence ATGACCGCGCCCCAGCCCGACCCGTCCGCCGGACCGTCCCGCCCGGACGGCGCAGGACGGGAAAAGGAGCCGCGGGGTGCCGAGGAGCCCTCGCCCGTTGCCGGCCTCGCCGCCGGGTACGCTGCCAAGGCAGGACTGCACAGGACGCACGACGGCCGGGTGGACGTCCTGCGGAGCGCCGGCGGCGTCCAAGGCATTGCCGAAAGCATCCTGCCCGGCCTGGTGTTCCTGGTTTCCTTCACCATCAGCCGGGAACTCACAGTGTCCCTGATTGCCGCGCTGGCCGCAGCAGCAGCTTTCACTGTCGTCCGACTCATCCAGCGGCGGCCCCTGACCCAGGCGCTTGCCGGTGTTGTCGGCGTCGGAATTTCCGCCTGGTTGGCCAACACCACAGGGAAGGCCGAGGACTTCTACCTCCCTGGCTTCTTCACCAACGCCGCCTACATCCTCGCGATGGTGGTTTCCATCCTGGTCAAGTGGCCGATTGCCGGCCTGCTGTTCGGTTTCATCCGCAACGAAGGCCTGGACTGGCGCAAGGACCGGGCCAGGCTCAAGGCCTACCGGCTGGGCACGTGGATCATCGTGGCTGTCCTGGCGCTGCGGCTCATCGTGCAGGTTCCCCTGTACCTGATGGGCCCGGAAGGCCTTGCCGCACTGGCCACCACCCGCCTGCTGATGGGCGCACCGCTGTACATCCTGGGCGTCTGGATCGCCTGGCTGGTGACACGGCCGGCGCCGGCGGATGATCTGACCGGGGAGGAACCGGCCGCAAAAGCCTGA
- a CDS encoding potassium channel family protein: MKVVIVGAGSVGSSIARELLAHKHEILLIDLKPEVIGRSGLRGAHWLVGDACELSTLQGAKVEEADVVVSATGDDKVNLVVSLLAKTEFGVGRTVGRVNNPKNDWMFNDSWGVDVAVNTPQLMTALVEEAVEIGDLVRLLTLQTGVSAIVEFTVPHDSHVIGRTVGEIRWPEDSTLVAILRDHAPITPSRDDVIDGGDELFFVTTIAAEDELRALLSADAVETAGAVRPAGEVPADAGRVEQQVPEDDGFDG; this comes from the coding sequence GTGAAAGTGGTTATTGTCGGCGCCGGCAGCGTCGGATCGTCCATCGCCAGGGAACTTCTGGCCCACAAGCACGAGATTCTGCTGATCGACCTCAAACCCGAGGTGATCGGGCGGAGCGGGCTCCGGGGCGCCCACTGGCTCGTGGGCGACGCCTGCGAGCTGAGCACCCTCCAGGGCGCGAAGGTGGAAGAAGCGGACGTGGTGGTGTCCGCCACCGGGGATGACAAGGTCAACCTGGTGGTGTCCCTGCTGGCCAAGACAGAATTCGGCGTCGGACGCACGGTTGGCCGCGTCAACAACCCCAAGAACGACTGGATGTTCAACGATTCCTGGGGCGTGGACGTTGCCGTCAACACGCCGCAGCTTATGACCGCGCTGGTGGAGGAAGCCGTGGAGATCGGCGACCTGGTCAGGCTCCTGACCCTCCAGACCGGAGTATCCGCCATCGTGGAATTCACCGTTCCCCACGACTCGCACGTCATCGGCCGGACTGTGGGGGAAATCCGGTGGCCGGAGGACTCCACCCTCGTGGCGATCCTGCGGGACCACGCCCCCATCACTCCCAGCCGGGACGACGTCATCGATGGCGGAGACGAACTGTTCTTCGTGACCACCATCGCGGCCGAAGACGAACTCCGGGCCCTGCTCTCTGCCGACGCAGTGGAAACTGCGGGTGCCGTGCGCCCGGCGGGCGAAGTGCCGGCAGATGCGGGGCGGGTGGAACAGCAGGTGCCCGAGGACGACGGCTTCGACGGCTAA
- a CDS encoding potassium channel family protein, translating to MAHFVIMGCGRVGATLAHTLEDAGHSVAIIDQDDRAFRRLRQGFTGRKVTGVGFDRDTLKQAGVAEAYAFAAVSSGDNSNILATRVARETFHVPHVVARIYDPGRAEIYQRLGIPTVAAVRWSADQVLRRILPEQHLAGDFREPSGRLVLAELDLDAGWIGHRISSIEKAADVRVAYLTRFGEGLLPDDGTAYQDGDTVHAMLQVDRSSQVAQILAKAPAKELQ from the coding sequence GTGGCGCATTTCGTGATCATGGGATGTGGCCGGGTGGGGGCGACGCTGGCGCATACGCTGGAGGACGCCGGGCATTCGGTAGCCATCATTGACCAGGACGACCGCGCTTTCCGCCGGCTCCGCCAGGGGTTCACGGGCCGCAAGGTGACCGGCGTCGGCTTCGACCGCGACACGCTTAAGCAGGCCGGCGTGGCTGAAGCGTATGCGTTCGCGGCGGTGTCCAGCGGTGACAACTCCAACATCCTGGCCACCCGGGTGGCGCGCGAAACGTTCCACGTCCCCCACGTCGTTGCCCGCATCTATGATCCGGGCCGTGCCGAGATCTACCAGCGCCTGGGCATTCCCACCGTCGCGGCAGTCCGTTGGAGCGCGGACCAGGTGCTGCGCCGCATCCTTCCGGAGCAGCACCTTGCGGGTGATTTCCGTGAGCCCTCCGGACGCCTGGTCCTGGCAGAACTGGACCTGGACGCCGGCTGGATCGGGCACCGGATCAGCAGCATCGAGAAGGCAGCCGACGTCCGCGTGGCCTACCTCACCCGCTTCGGTGAAGGATTGCTGCCCGATGACGGAACCGCCTACCAGGACGGTGACACGGTACATGCCATGCTGCAGGTTGACCGCAGCTCCCAGGTCGCCCAGATCCTGGCCAAAGCCCCCGCCAAGGAGTTGCAGTGA
- a CDS encoding APC family permease, producing MLTILNAVKRVLVGRPVRNDRLGRTLLPKKIALPVFASDALSSVAYAPDEILLTLALAGVSAVAFSPWVGLAVMVVLLTVVASYRQNVHAYPSGGGDYEIAGENLGKYAGVTVASALLVDYVLTVAVSMSSAATYLTTAVPALHGQQALIAAIGVVILALVNLRGVKEARTLFAVPTYIFVASILGMTGVGIFQAATGQLGEAPSADFTIVPAPGFDEGLVGLAGAFLLLRAFSSGAAALTGIEAISNGVPNFRPPKSKNAATTLLLLGVIGAAMLAGIMYLANATKVHIVMDPATEFLLNGNTLPEGYIQTPAISQIAHAIFGPGSIPFYLVVAATGVILVFAANTAFNGFPVLGSILAQDGYLPRQLRTRGDRLAFSNGVLALAAGALVLITAFNADVTKLIQLYIVGVFISFTASQFGMIRHWGRQLKLARDKTLRRRIIKSRTINSIGFGMTAVVLVIVLVTKFEQGAWIALLAMFILFLIMWSIRGHYDNVAKELAVDEDSSPRALPTRVHAVLLVSHVRKPVLRALAYARASRPSRLDAITVDIDAEETAQTVADWEKLEIPVPLTVLASPYRETVTPIMDYIKQMRLDSPRDLIVVYIPEYVVGKWWEQLVHNQTALRIKTRLHFEPGVMVASVPWQLKSSEEAKNLQDIQ from the coding sequence GTGCTGACAATATTGAACGCCGTCAAACGCGTGCTGGTAGGCAGGCCAGTCCGGAACGACCGCCTGGGCCGTACCCTGCTTCCCAAAAAGATCGCACTGCCGGTTTTCGCGTCCGATGCGCTCTCATCAGTAGCCTACGCGCCCGATGAAATCCTGCTCACCCTCGCGTTGGCCGGCGTCAGCGCGGTGGCGTTCTCGCCCTGGGTGGGGCTGGCCGTCATGGTGGTGCTCCTGACGGTGGTGGCCTCTTACCGGCAGAACGTCCACGCCTACCCGTCGGGCGGCGGGGACTACGAGATCGCCGGCGAAAACCTGGGAAAATACGCCGGCGTCACGGTGGCGTCGGCCCTGCTGGTGGACTACGTCCTGACCGTTGCCGTATCCATGTCGTCCGCCGCGACGTACCTCACCACAGCCGTCCCGGCACTGCACGGACAGCAGGCTCTGATCGCGGCCATCGGCGTCGTAATCCTTGCCCTGGTCAACCTGAGGGGCGTCAAGGAGGCCAGGACTCTGTTCGCCGTCCCCACCTACATCTTTGTGGCCTCGATCCTGGGCATGACGGGGGTGGGCATCTTCCAGGCGGCCACCGGCCAGCTTGGCGAGGCCCCCTCGGCGGACTTCACCATCGTGCCCGCCCCCGGCTTCGACGAGGGGCTGGTGGGCCTGGCCGGCGCGTTCCTCCTCCTCCGGGCCTTCTCCTCCGGCGCCGCGGCGCTCACCGGCATTGAAGCAATCAGCAACGGCGTGCCCAACTTCCGCCCGCCAAAAAGCAAGAACGCGGCCACCACGCTGCTCCTGCTGGGCGTCATCGGCGCTGCGATGCTGGCCGGCATCATGTACCTGGCCAACGCCACCAAAGTGCACATCGTCATGGATCCGGCCACTGAGTTCCTGCTGAACGGCAACACGCTCCCTGAGGGCTACATCCAGACACCTGCCATCAGCCAGATCGCCCACGCCATCTTCGGCCCCGGATCCATTCCGTTCTACCTCGTCGTGGCTGCCACCGGCGTCATCCTGGTGTTTGCCGCCAATACCGCCTTCAACGGTTTCCCTGTCCTTGGCTCCATCCTCGCCCAGGACGGCTACCTGCCCCGCCAGCTGCGGACCCGGGGGGACCGGCTCGCTTTCAGCAACGGCGTCCTGGCCCTCGCGGCAGGCGCACTGGTCCTGATCACAGCCTTCAACGCGGATGTGACCAAGCTCATCCAGCTCTATATCGTGGGCGTCTTCATTTCGTTTACGGCCAGCCAGTTCGGCATGATCCGGCATTGGGGCCGGCAGCTCAAACTCGCCAGGGACAAGACGTTGAGGCGGCGCATCATCAAGTCCCGCACCATCAACAGCATCGGCTTCGGGATGACTGCCGTGGTGCTGGTGATCGTGCTGGTCACCAAGTTCGAGCAGGGTGCCTGGATCGCGTTGCTCGCCATGTTCATCCTTTTCCTGATCATGTGGAGCATCCGGGGGCACTACGACAATGTGGCCAAGGAGCTGGCTGTGGACGAAGATTCGTCACCGCGCGCCCTGCCCACCAGGGTCCACGCCGTCCTGCTTGTCTCCCACGTACGCAAGCCCGTCCTCCGGGCCCTGGCCTACGCCCGGGCGTCCCGGCCCTCCCGGCTGGACGCCATCACCGTGGACATCGACGCCGAGGAGACCGCCCAGACCGTCGCCGACTGGGAAAAGCTCGAGATCCCGGTGCCGCTGACGGTACTGGCAAGCCCGTACAGGGAAACGGTCACCCCCATCATGGATTACATCAAGCAGATGCGGCTTGATTCCCCGCGCGACCTTATCGTGGTCTACATCCCCGAATACGTCGTGGGCAAGTGGTGGGAGCAACTGGTGCACAACCAGACTGCACTGCGCATCAAGACCCGGCTGCACTTCGAACCCGGGGTCATGGTGGCCAGCGTTCCCTGGCAGCTCAAATCATCCGAAGAAGCAAAGAACCTCCAGGACATCCAATGA
- a CDS encoding class I SAM-dependent RNA methyltransferase, whose product MIARTSTTPNQTTGTGGHAGEEAVVDVGPVAHGGHCVARHEGRVIFVRHGIPGEKVRVRLTDAEDKAKFWRADVVEVLEASPDRVEHFWRPADSGRAWGHGHPPVGGAEFGHIALTRQRSLKSEVLAEQLRRLAGVEHLPSGGAVEAVGEASDGGDGLGWRTRASFSVTPGGKLGMHAHRSGHIVPVREMPLATGAINGLRLWDIDLQGIERVEVAAPGNGSRPLVLLAPAPGTKAKRLSAIAAGLPDDVSVAAFDPTTEDVQQVRGRTWVQESAAGHDYRVTGAGFWQIHRDAPGTLVGTVTEFLQTGGFLHAGAVVADLYAGAGLFTAVLADAVGETGSVLSVEGAPGTSRDARKNLHGAPQVEIVQGRVERILRQKPRNFDALILDPPRAGAGKAVVGQLIAAQPRAIAYVSCDPASFARDVGYFRQAGWDLAELRAFDLYPHTHHLETVALLTPGQ is encoded by the coding sequence ATGATTGCCAGAACCTCCACCACGCCCAACCAGACGACCGGCACGGGAGGGCATGCCGGTGAAGAAGCCGTCGTCGACGTCGGCCCGGTTGCCCACGGCGGCCACTGCGTTGCCCGGCACGAGGGGCGCGTCATCTTCGTCAGGCACGGCATTCCGGGAGAAAAAGTCCGGGTGCGGCTGACGGACGCGGAGGACAAAGCCAAGTTCTGGCGTGCCGACGTTGTCGAAGTGCTCGAAGCGTCACCGGACCGCGTGGAGCACTTTTGGCGTCCGGCTGATTCCGGCAGGGCGTGGGGCCACGGGCATCCACCCGTCGGTGGGGCGGAATTCGGGCACATTGCCCTCACGCGGCAGCGGAGCCTCAAGTCCGAAGTACTGGCTGAGCAGCTCCGCCGGCTGGCCGGCGTCGAGCACCTTCCGTCCGGCGGGGCGGTGGAGGCAGTGGGGGAAGCGTCCGACGGCGGCGACGGCCTTGGGTGGCGGACGCGGGCAAGCTTTTCGGTCACCCCGGGGGGCAAGCTGGGCATGCACGCCCACCGGTCGGGGCATATCGTTCCGGTGCGGGAGATGCCGCTGGCCACCGGCGCAATCAACGGCCTGCGGCTGTGGGACATCGACCTCCAGGGCATTGAGCGGGTGGAGGTCGCTGCGCCGGGCAACGGCTCACGGCCGCTGGTGCTGCTCGCCCCGGCTCCCGGGACGAAAGCCAAGCGGCTCAGCGCCATCGCGGCCGGGCTGCCGGACGACGTATCTGTTGCCGCCTTCGACCCCACCACCGAGGATGTGCAGCAGGTGCGCGGCCGTACCTGGGTGCAGGAATCGGCGGCCGGCCACGACTACCGGGTGACGGGCGCCGGGTTCTGGCAGATCCACCGCGACGCGCCCGGGACACTTGTGGGGACTGTCACAGAATTTCTGCAGACCGGCGGTTTCCTGCACGCCGGCGCCGTGGTCGCGGACCTGTATGCAGGGGCCGGGCTTTTCACGGCCGTGCTGGCCGATGCGGTGGGGGAGACCGGGTCCGTCCTGTCAGTGGAAGGTGCTCCCGGAACCAGCCGGGACGCGCGCAAGAACCTGCACGGAGCCCCGCAGGTGGAGATTGTCCAGGGCAGGGTAGAGCGGATCCTGCGCCAGAAACCGCGGAATTTCGACGCCCTCATCCTGGATCCGCCCAGGGCCGGCGCCGGCAAGGCCGTAGTTGGCCAACTCATCGCGGCGCAACCCCGCGCCATTGCCTACGTATCCTGCGATCCGGCGTCGTTCGCCCGTGACGTGGGTTACTTCCGCCAGGCCGGCTGGGACCTGGCGGAGCTGAGGGCTTTCGACCTCTACCCCCACACCCATCACCTGGAGACGGTGGCACTGCTGACTCCAGGTCAGTGA
- a CDS encoding aconitate hydratase, whose protein sequence is MSTVDSFGSKGKLNVAGTEYEIFRLNSVEGAENLPFSLKVLLENLLRTEDGANITADHVRALAGWDPNAQPDTEIQFTPARVIMQDFTGVPCVVDLATMREAVKELGGDPKRVNPLAPAEMVIDHSVQIDAFGNSGALERNMEIEYQRNGERYQFLRWGQTAFDDFKVVPPGTGIVHQVNIEYLARTVMTREVDGALRAYPDTCVGTDSHTTMVNGMGVLGWGVGGIEAEAAMLGQPVSMLIPRVVGFKLSGNIPAGATATDVVLTITEQLRKHGVVGKFVEFYGEGVAAVPLANRATIGNMSPEFGSTAAMFPIDDVTLDYLRLTGRSDQNVALVEAYAKEQGLWHDPSREIKFSEYLELDLSTVVPSIAGPKRPQDRIELTEAKDEFRHDLKNYVSHDANAGTLDESLEETFPASDAPSFTAGSTHVSDTDREPPKYSAGHGGAGRISQPVPVKMADGREFELDHGAVTIASITSCTNTSNPSVMLAAAVLARNAVEKGLTSKPWVKTSVAPGSKVVTDYYEKSGLTPYLEKLGFYIVGYGCATCIGNSGPLEAEVSEAIQANDLAVAAVLSGNRNFEGRINPDVKMNYLASPPLVIAYALAGSMDFDFETDALGKDEAGNDVFLKDIWPNPVEVQQVIDSSIDKEMFAKGYEGVFDGDERWKALDTPAGDTFAWDPNSTYVRKPPYFEGMQAKPEPVKDITDARVLLKLGDSVTTDHISPAGSFKSDTPAGQYLLANGVERKDFNSYGSRRGNHEVMIRGTFANIRIKNQILDGVEGGFTRDFTQEGGPQAFVYDAAQNYQAAGTPLVVLAGKEYGSGSSRDWAAKGTALLGVKAVIAESYERIHRSNLIGMGVLPLQFPAGESAATLGLSGTETFSVEGVTALNEGTTPKTLKVTATAEDGSSKSFDAVLRIDTPGEADYYRNGGILQYVLRQISVN, encoded by the coding sequence ATGAGCACTGTGGACAGCTTCGGTTCAAAAGGCAAACTTAATGTAGCCGGAACCGAATATGAAATTTTCCGGTTGAACTCCGTTGAAGGTGCAGAAAACCTTCCGTTCAGCCTCAAGGTATTGCTTGAAAACCTGCTGAGGACCGAGGACGGCGCGAACATCACTGCCGATCACGTTCGCGCCTTGGCAGGCTGGGATCCAAATGCCCAGCCCGATACAGAAATCCAGTTCACGCCCGCACGCGTGATCATGCAGGACTTCACCGGCGTTCCCTGCGTGGTTGACCTGGCGACGATGCGTGAAGCCGTCAAGGAACTGGGCGGCGACCCCAAGCGGGTCAATCCGCTGGCGCCGGCCGAGATGGTCATCGACCACTCCGTCCAGATCGATGCATTCGGCAACTCCGGTGCGCTGGAGCGCAACATGGAGATCGAATACCAGCGCAATGGTGAGCGTTACCAGTTCCTGCGCTGGGGCCAGACCGCCTTCGACGACTTCAAAGTGGTTCCCCCGGGAACCGGCATCGTGCACCAGGTCAACATCGAATACCTGGCCCGCACCGTGATGACCCGCGAAGTTGACGGCGCCCTCCGCGCCTACCCGGACACCTGCGTCGGCACCGACTCGCACACCACCATGGTCAACGGCATGGGCGTGCTCGGCTGGGGCGTCGGCGGCATCGAAGCCGAAGCAGCCATGCTCGGCCAGCCCGTCTCCATGCTCATCCCGCGCGTGGTCGGCTTCAAGCTGAGTGGCAACATCCCCGCCGGCGCCACCGCCACCGACGTGGTGCTTACCATCACCGAGCAGCTCCGCAAGCACGGCGTTGTGGGCAAGTTCGTGGAGTTCTACGGTGAAGGCGTGGCCGCTGTGCCGCTGGCCAACCGCGCCACCATCGGCAACATGAGCCCCGAATTCGGCTCCACGGCCGCGATGTTCCCGATCGACGACGTCACCCTGGACTACCTGCGCCTCACCGGGCGTTCGGACCAGAACGTGGCACTCGTGGAGGCCTACGCCAAGGAACAGGGCCTCTGGCACGATCCGTCCCGCGAGATCAAGTTCTCCGAGTACCTGGAACTGGATCTGTCCACGGTTGTTCCGTCCATCGCAGGCCCCAAGCGCCCGCAGGACCGGATCGAGCTGACAGAAGCCAAGGACGAGTTCCGCCACGACCTGAAGAACTACGTCTCCCACGACGCAAACGCCGGCACCCTCGACGAATCGCTTGAAGAGACCTTCCCGGCCTCGGACGCCCCCTCGTTCACCGCCGGGTCAACGCACGTTTCCGACACTGACCGCGAGCCGCCGAAGTACTCGGCCGGCCACGGGGGAGCGGGACGCATTTCGCAGCCGGTTCCGGTCAAGATGGCTGACGGACGCGAGTTCGAGCTGGACCACGGCGCGGTCACCATTGCATCGATCACGTCCTGCACCAACACGTCCAACCCCTCCGTCATGCTGGCCGCCGCCGTCCTGGCGCGCAACGCCGTCGAAAAGGGCCTCACCTCCAAGCCGTGGGTCAAGACCTCCGTCGCCCCCGGCTCGAAGGTTGTCACGGACTACTACGAGAAGTCCGGCCTGACCCCCTACCTGGAGAAGCTGGGCTTCTACATCGTGGGCTACGGCTGCGCCACCTGCATTGGCAACTCCGGTCCGCTGGAAGCTGAAGTTTCCGAAGCCATCCAGGCCAACGACCTCGCCGTTGCTGCTGTCCTCTCGGGCAACCGCAACTTCGAAGGCCGCATCAACCCGGACGTCAAGATGAACTACCTGGCTTCCCCGCCGCTGGTCATCGCCTACGCCCTGGCCGGATCCATGGACTTCGATTTCGAAACCGATGCCCTCGGCAAGGACGAGGCCGGCAACGACGTCTTCCTGAAGGACATCTGGCCGAACCCGGTCGAGGTCCAGCAGGTCATCGACTCCTCGATCGACAAGGAGATGTTCGCCAAGGGTTACGAAGGCGTTTTCGACGGCGACGAGCGCTGGAAGGCACTCGACACCCCCGCCGGTGACACCTTCGCCTGGGATCCGAACTCCACCTACGTCCGGAAGCCCCCGTACTTCGAGGGCATGCAGGCGAAGCCGGAGCCGGTCAAGGACATCACCGATGCCCGCGTACTCCTGAAGCTGGGCGACTCGGTCACCACGGACCACATCTCCCCGGCCGGTTCGTTCAAGTCCGACACCCCCGCCGGCCAGTACCTGCTGGCCAACGGCGTGGAGCGCAAGGACTTCAACTCGTACGGTTCCCGCCGTGGCAACCACGAGGTGATGATCCGCGGAACGTTCGCGAACATCCGCATCAAGAACCAGATCCTGGACGGCGTCGAAGGTGGCTTCACCCGCGACTTCACCCAGGAAGGCGGCCCGCAGGCCTTCGTTTACGATGCCGCGCAGAACTACCAGGCCGCCGGCACCCCGCTGGTGGTCCTGGCCGGCAAGGAATACGGTTCCGGTTCCTCCCGTGACTGGGCCGCCAAGGGCACCGCGCTGCTGGGCGTGAAGGCCGTCATCGCCGAGAGCTACGAGCGTATCCACCGCTCCAACCTCATCGGCATGGGCGTCCTGCCGCTGCAGTTCCCGGCCGGCGAATCGGCTGCGACCCTGGGCCTGTCCGGCACGGAAACGTTCTCCGTTGAGGGCGTCACCGCCCTGAACGAAGGCACCACGCCGAAGACCCTCAAGGTCACCGCAACCGCCGAAGACGGATCCTCGAAGTCCTTCGACGCGGTCCTGCGCATCGACACCCCGGGTGAAGCGGACTACTACCGCAACGGCGGCATCCTGCAGTACGTGCTGCGCCAGATTTCCGTGAACTAG